In Haloplanus rubicundus, one DNA window encodes the following:
- a CDS encoding CHAT domain-containing protein, which translates to MSRSDRPRADHFEPESDTLEVSFSTLEDEAGLMVSDLIERNQFRLFTDCPVSPTPVDPDEHQFPVDAAVAVAAAEIALPTVVSVCVRNEAGELLAETDHSAYEEFPDGRYSLELCGPIKIYLRVDGPVTVASDVNRTHIGFDGVREVRVGARSHHEGPAATLTTTSNPLDVMAAVSEFSSALKTTSPERSYPTLRGHPPLVELGEQLEVPDGVASPETGVQLELPAEYESIYVAAPLAYYLAADVVPGDRPRLVTDDGFEHDLDTVRGFETEVERVLKQTFFLDCVTRTEGYYSVDLHERGAVEADLDLNFEWLYDQPLRTQVEEYLSLPFGVVEDELPEWRMTSHVAPTPENVELLPFVTNDLAVVRTPQDQPEPSSEVQTTAANEFFRDESFTRSASADGAARSYVQPEATDSLEQSWIGDGAPIGASKATTNAFYNRLDRTPAEGNIGITVVCNDPRMADERDVVDEVYASRDELPFDVRVHHDLTRAELREVLSAEADLLHYIGHIDGEGFECADGKLDATTLTAAGPDAFLLNACQSYEQGSALIDAGAIAGIVTLSDVINSGAVRMGRMLARLLNRGFTVGSALEVARGDSIIGDQYTIIGDSSLSLARTDGGPPNVCVVRRRSGDRYELEWQTHPSTSFGMGSLVIPHLDGVDEHHLWSGDSRTFDLTREELRQFLSLETVPVKIDGSLVWSDELDFSKL; encoded by the coding sequence ATGAGTCGGAGCGACCGGCCGCGTGCGGACCACTTCGAGCCGGAGAGTGACACCCTCGAAGTGTCGTTCTCGACGCTCGAAGACGAGGCGGGGCTGATGGTGTCGGATCTGATCGAGCGCAACCAGTTCCGACTGTTCACCGACTGCCCCGTCTCGCCCACGCCGGTCGATCCGGACGAACACCAGTTCCCGGTCGACGCCGCCGTTGCGGTCGCCGCCGCCGAAATAGCCCTCCCCACCGTCGTCTCGGTCTGTGTGCGGAACGAGGCGGGCGAACTGCTGGCCGAGACGGACCACTCCGCCTACGAGGAGTTCCCCGACGGACGGTACAGCCTCGAACTCTGCGGGCCGATCAAGATTTACCTCCGCGTCGACGGCCCGGTGACCGTCGCCTCGGACGTGAACCGAACCCACATCGGCTTCGACGGCGTCCGCGAGGTACGGGTCGGTGCCCGCTCCCACCACGAGGGGCCGGCGGCGACGCTCACCACGACGTCGAACCCTCTCGACGTGATGGCGGCGGTGTCGGAGTTCTCCTCGGCGCTGAAGACCACGTCGCCCGAGCGGTCGTACCCGACACTCAGGGGTCACCCGCCGCTCGTCGAGTTGGGCGAACAGTTGGAGGTGCCCGACGGCGTCGCCTCGCCCGAGACGGGCGTCCAACTGGAACTGCCGGCCGAGTACGAGTCCATCTACGTGGCGGCACCGCTCGCGTACTACCTCGCCGCCGACGTGGTGCCCGGCGACCGGCCGCGGCTCGTGACCGACGACGGCTTCGAACACGACTTGGATACGGTTCGGGGCTTCGAGACGGAGGTCGAACGCGTCCTCAAGCAGACGTTCTTCCTCGACTGCGTGACGCGGACTGAGGGGTACTACTCGGTCGACCTCCACGAGCGCGGCGCCGTCGAGGCCGATCTGGATCTGAATTTCGAGTGGCTGTACGACCAGCCGCTTCGTACGCAGGTCGAGGAGTATCTCTCCCTCCCCTTCGGGGTCGTCGAGGACGAACTCCCCGAGTGGCGGATGACCTCCCACGTCGCGCCGACGCCGGAGAACGTCGAACTCCTGCCCTTCGTCACCAACGACCTCGCCGTCGTGCGGACACCGCAGGATCAGCCGGAGCCGAGTTCGGAGGTACAGACGACCGCCGCGAACGAATTCTTCCGCGACGAGTCGTTCACCCGGAGCGCGTCGGCGGACGGCGCGGCCCGGTCGTACGTCCAGCCCGAGGCGACGGACTCGCTCGAACAGTCGTGGATCGGCGACGGCGCCCCGATCGGAGCCAGCAAGGCGACGACCAACGCCTTCTACAACCGCCTCGACCGGACGCCCGCCGAGGGCAACATCGGCATCACCGTCGTCTGCAACGACCCCCGGATGGCCGACGAGCGCGACGTGGTCGACGAGGTGTACGCTTCCCGCGACGAACTCCCCTTCGACGTGCGCGTCCACCACGACCTGACGCGGGCGGAACTCCGGGAGGTACTCTCCGCGGAGGCCGACCTCCTCCACTACATCGGCCACATCGACGGCGAGGGGTTCGAGTGCGCCGACGGCAAACTCGACGCGACGACGCTCACGGCGGCCGGGCCCGACGCCTTCCTCCTCAACGCCTGTCAGTCGTACGAACAGGGGTCGGCGCTGATCGACGCGGGCGCCATCGCCGGCATCGTCACGCTGTCGGACGTGATCAACAGCGGCGCGGTGCGGATGGGACGGATGCTGGCTCGGCTGCTCAACCGCGGGTTCACCGTCGGGAGCGCCCTCGAAGTCGCTCGCGGCGATTCGATCATCGGCGATCAGTACACCATCATCGGCGACAGTAGCCTGTCGCTGGCCCGGACGGACGGCGGCCCGCCGAACGTCTGTGTCGTTCGGCGACGCTCCGGCGACCGATACGAACTGGAGTGGCAGACGCATCCGTCGACCTCCTTTGGGATGGGCAGTCTCGTGATCCCTCACCTCGACGGCGTGGACGAGCATCACCTCTGGTCGGGTGACTCTCGGACGTTCGACCTGACTCGCGAGGAGCTACGGCAGTTCCTCTCACTGGAGACCGTACCGGTGAAAATAGACGGCTCCCTCGTCTGGAGCGACGAACTCGATTTCTCGAAACTTTAG
- a CDS encoding Lrp/AsnC family transcriptional regulator — MDTKRELVDLLLEDAREDTETMARQLGRSQAEVEEMLDELEAEGSIVGYQAVVDWSKVDEDHVTAEVELNLELDRDTTYAQVARRITKFDEVTALHLVSGDYDFDVTVEAESMRAVSMFVSEQIAPIPEVTQTVTHFVMKTYKNRGLELTDRDDDDRLSVSP; from the coding sequence ATGGATACGAAACGGGAACTTGTCGACCTGCTCTTGGAGGACGCCCGCGAAGATACGGAGACGATGGCGCGCCAACTCGGCCGGTCGCAGGCCGAAGTCGAGGAGATGCTCGACGAACTCGAAGCCGAGGGGTCCATCGTCGGCTACCAGGCCGTCGTGGACTGGAGCAAGGTCGACGAAGACCACGTCACCGCCGAAGTGGAACTGAACCTCGAACTCGACCGTGACACGACGTACGCGCAGGTCGCCCGGCGGATCACGAAGTTCGACGAGGTGACCGCGCTCCATCTCGTCTCGGGCGACTACGACTTCGACGTGACCGTCGAGGCCGAGTCGATGCGCGCCGTCTCGATGTTCGTCTCCGAACAGATCGCACCGATTCCGGAGGTGACCCAGACGGTCACCCACTTCGTGATGAAGACCTACAAGAACCGCGGCCTCGAACTCACCGACCGCGACGACGACGACCGGCTGTCGGTTTCGCCATGA
- a CDS encoding pyridoxal phosphate-dependent aminotransferase gives MKLSDRAASTPPSGIRRFFELAEEMDDVISLGVGEPDFSAPWKARAAAIHSLERGRTSYTTNRGMYDLRAAISEHVTRYDLDYGPDEEILVTTGASEAVDLALRAVVDPGDTVAIQSPAYISYGPGVRFSGGDPLPVSTRAENDFVLTYDDLERAGAADAEALMICYPNNPTGATATADELAEIATFAREHDLTVLSDEIYAALTYEGEHTSIATLPDMRERTVVFNGFSKAYAMTGLRLGYALGPAEAIDAMNRIHQYTMLSAPTTAQYAALEALRSCDDDVADMRNQYDRRRRFVISRFRDMGLDCFEATGAFYAFPEAPYDDEQFAEDLLHDQGVALVPGRVFGEEGHGHLRVSYATGMTALKEALNRIEAFLDAR, from the coding sequence ATGAAGCTGTCGGACCGCGCGGCCTCGACGCCCCCATCGGGCATTCGACGCTTCTTCGAACTCGCCGAGGAGATGGACGACGTCATCTCGCTCGGCGTGGGCGAACCGGATTTCAGCGCGCCGTGGAAGGCACGCGCCGCCGCCATCCACTCCCTAGAGCGCGGGCGCACCTCCTACACCACCAACCGCGGGATGTACGACCTCCGGGCGGCCATCTCGGAGCACGTCACGCGGTACGACCTCGACTACGGGCCGGACGAGGAGATTCTGGTGACGACGGGTGCGAGTGAGGCGGTCGACCTGGCCCTCCGTGCCGTCGTCGATCCGGGGGATACCGTGGCGATTCAGTCGCCGGCGTACATCTCCTACGGTCCGGGCGTGCGCTTCTCCGGAGGCGATCCCCTCCCCGTCTCCACGCGCGCGGAGAACGACTTCGTGCTCACCTACGACGACTTGGAGCGTGCCGGGGCCGCGGACGCCGAGGCGCTGATGATCTGCTATCCGAACAATCCGACGGGTGCGACGGCTACGGCGGACGAACTCGCGGAAATCGCGACGTTCGCCCGCGAACACGACCTGACGGTGCTGTCCGACGAGATTTACGCGGCGCTCACCTACGAGGGCGAACACACGTCCATCGCGACCCTCCCCGATATGCGCGAGCGGACGGTCGTGTTCAACGGGTTCTCGAAGGCCTACGCCATGACGGGGCTCCGACTCGGCTACGCCCTCGGCCCGGCCGAGGCCATCGACGCGATGAACCGCATCCACCAGTACACGATGCTCTCGGCGCCGACGACGGCGCAGTACGCCGCCCTCGAAGCCCTGCGGTCCTGTGACGACGACGTTGCCGACATGCGCAACCAGTACGACCGCCGCCGGCGGTTCGTCATCTCGCGCTTTCGGGACATGGGTCTCGACTGCTTCGAGGCGACGGGTGCCTTCTACGCCTTCCCCGAGGCGCCGTACGACGACGAACAGTTCGCCGAGGACCTCCTCCACGACCAGGGCGTCGCACTCGTCCCCGGTCGGGTCTTCGGCGAGGAAGGACACGGCCACCTCCGCGTGTCCTACGCGACGGGGATGACGGCGCTGAAGGAGGCGCTGAACCGCATCGAGGCCTTCCTCGACGCGCGCTGA
- a CDS encoding DUF7504 family protein: MVAGGGMGPDDDGASFAHALATLKEQGSALLVVGSVPEEMFADASATMLGDPSADPPRRRLVVTPEPNLSSAIRRLRETGPLSSEYARLITRGEEARSATATQQSLDQARPRTHVIDGSIRDLGTTLGAVIEEFDLFAGGLDAAEFRMAFDCLPTLLSTYGRETTFRFLHVVIAQARAVSGLVHFRLPRELNSELVRLFRPLFDATVELRIDGGGLDQRWHFRDRDLTSDWLPLERPSNGV; the protein is encoded by the coding sequence ATGGTTGCGGGTGGTGGGATGGGGCCCGACGACGACGGTGCTAGCTTCGCTCACGCGCTGGCGACGCTGAAAGAGCAGGGTAGCGCACTCCTCGTCGTGGGCTCCGTCCCCGAAGAGATGTTCGCAGACGCGTCAGCGACGATGCTAGGCGATCCATCCGCCGACCCCCCGCGGCGGCGTCTCGTCGTGACGCCGGAACCGAACCTGTCGAGCGCAATCCGCCGGTTACGCGAAACCGGGCCGCTCTCCTCCGAGTACGCGCGACTCATTACGCGTGGGGAGGAAGCGCGAAGCGCCACGGCAACACAACAGTCGCTCGATCAGGCCAGGCCACGGACGCACGTGATCGACGGCTCGATCCGTGATCTCGGCACCACGCTCGGCGCGGTGATCGAGGAGTTCGATCTGTTCGCCGGCGGCCTCGACGCCGCCGAGTTCCGGATGGCGTTCGACTGCCTGCCGACGCTGCTCTCGACGTACGGCCGCGAGACGACGTTTCGGTTCCTGCACGTCGTGATCGCCCAGGCCCGTGCGGTGTCCGGCCTCGTCCACTTCCGGCTCCCGCGGGAGTTGAACTCGGAACTCGTCCGCCTGTTCCGGCCGCTGTTCGACGCGACGGTCGAACTCCGGATCGACGGCGGCGGACTCGATCAGCGGTGGCACTTCCGCGACCGTGATCTCACGTCGGACTGGCTGCCCCTCGAACGCCCGTCGAACGGAGTTTAA
- a CDS encoding DUF7408 domain-containing protein — MALADAFLTPLGLVALLAVVPVVVLYLVQPDPRRIELPTLRLLLDDDERDASNPLLERLRRSALLLLQLLVIVALALALAGPYVSVSESQTVEETVIVLDGSASMGVETDGGTRFTAAVADAREAATGTNAVVFAGSESRIVLRSGGGDEVGRTLDELAVVDTPTDLGAAISQAASIAGENARIVVFSDFADDTGWTGAVRSARARDLQVDLRQFAGGGAANVGIVDRSFTGSNVTLSVKNFGDAEVTRSVTLGDQRRSVTLGPGDLERVSLAVPAGGGRAQLAPGDDFPTDDAAYVAAPADPTVDVLLLTNDRNRYLATALSVIDEVDLTVDQPPTTVADGYDVIVYSNLDPERLLRSNVEAGRDVIEAGGGVAVVAQPSPPDRLGDLLLLSPSGVASNPSVGQVTTDELTRGIDFPPPERYLTGTLRAGTPLVRTGGGTPLVAVQQRGAGRVLYYGSVADDDPFRFNYQYPVFWKRATFYLAGRDPLPTLNRETGGRLQFANETRVGTPDGTVSAQLVPLDRVGFYTTGTRRIGVSLYSEAESDVAAQPLDARDDGTGVTSREEERQVPRPLTPFVALGALLVAVGELAYLRRRGDL, encoded by the coding sequence ATGGCCCTCGCCGACGCCTTTCTCACACCGCTGGGGCTGGTCGCCCTCCTCGCCGTCGTCCCCGTGGTCGTCCTCTATCTCGTCCAGCCCGACCCCCGCCGCATCGAACTCCCCACCCTCCGCCTCCTGCTCGACGACGACGAGCGGGACGCGTCGAATCCCCTGCTCGAACGGCTCCGGCGCAGCGCCCTCCTCCTCTTGCAACTGCTCGTCATCGTCGCGCTCGCGCTCGCGCTCGCCGGCCCCTACGTCTCCGTCTCGGAGAGTCAGACCGTCGAGGAGACGGTGATCGTCCTCGACGGCAGCGCGAGCATGGGCGTCGAGACGGACGGCGGGACGCGCTTTACTGCCGCCGTCGCCGACGCCCGCGAGGCGGCCACCGGCACCAACGCCGTCGTCTTCGCCGGGAGCGAGAGCCGGATCGTCCTCCGTTCGGGCGGGGGCGACGAGGTGGGTCGCACCCTCGACGAACTCGCCGTCGTCGACACGCCGACCGACCTCGGCGCCGCCATCTCGCAGGCCGCCTCCATCGCCGGCGAGAACGCCCGGATCGTCGTGTTCAGCGACTTCGCCGACGACACCGGCTGGACCGGCGCCGTCCGCTCCGCTCGCGCCCGTGACCTGCAGGTAGACCTCCGACAGTTCGCGGGGGGCGGCGCGGCGAACGTCGGCATCGTCGACCGCTCGTTCACCGGGTCCAACGTCACCCTCTCGGTGAAGAACTTCGGGGACGCGGAAGTCACCCGGTCGGTCACGCTCGGGGACCAGCGCCGGTCGGTCACCCTCGGTCCCGGCGACCTCGAACGCGTCTCGCTCGCCGTCCCGGCCGGCGGCGGGCGGGCCCAACTCGCCCCCGGCGACGACTTCCCCACCGACGACGCCGCCTACGTCGCCGCCCCGGCCGATCCGACGGTGGACGTCCTGCTCCTGACCAACGACCGCAACAGATATCTCGCGACCGCACTCTCGGTGATCGACGAGGTGGACCTCACCGTCGACCAGCCGCCGACGACGGTGGCGGACGGCTACGACGTGATCGTCTACAGCAACCTCGATCCCGAGCGACTCCTCCGGAGCAACGTCGAGGCCGGACGCGACGTGATCGAAGCCGGCGGCGGCGTGGCCGTCGTCGCCCAGCCGTCACCCCCCGACCGCCTCGGCGACCTCCTGCTCCTCTCGCCGTCGGGCGTCGCCAGCAACCCCTCGGTCGGACAGGTGACGACCGACGAACTCACCCGCGGCATCGACTTCCCGCCGCCGGAGCGGTATCTGACGGGGACGCTCCGCGCCGGCACGCCGCTCGTCCGAACCGGCGGCGGGACGCCACTCGTCGCCGTCCAGCAGCGCGGGGCGGGACGGGTCCTCTACTACGGTTCCGTCGCCGACGACGACCCGTTCCGGTTCAACTACCAGTACCCTGTCTTCTGGAAGCGGGCGACGTTCTACCTCGCGGGCCGGGACCCGCTCCCGACGCTGAACCGCGAGACCGGCGGCCGCCTCCAGTTCGCGAACGAGACGCGCGTGGGGACGCCCGACGGAACCGTCTCGGCCCAACTCGTCCCGCTCGACCGAGTGGGCTTTTACACGACCGGCACCCGCCGCATCGGCGTCTCGCTCTACAGCGAGGCCGAATCCGACGTGGCCGCCCAGCCGCTCGACGCCCGGGACGACGGGACGGGCGTCACCAGCCGCGAGGAGGAACGACAGGTGCCCCGGCCGCTGACGCCTTTCGTCGCGCTCGGGGCGTTGCTCGTCGCCGTGGGTGAACTCGCCTACCTCCGCCGGAGGGGTGACCTATGA
- the guaB gene encoding IMP dehydrogenase yields MANDVPDAGPFSEKLRVPESLTFDDVLLRPMESHVEPDEADVSTQVSTSVTLNIPILSAAMDTVTESDLAIAMARNGGIGVLHRNMTVDEMIVEIERVKRADELVIRREDVVTAEPDQTVREVDEMMEREGVSGAPVVDEDDTVLGIISGTDIRPYLEVGESDEVRKAMTDEVITAAEGVTARDALELMYDHKIERVPIVDDENRLVGLVTMQGILQRREHENAARDEDGALRVGVAVGPFEDDRARAADEAGADVLFIDCAHAHNRNVIDSAREIKESVAADVVVGNIGTREAAEAVVDFADGVKVGIGPGSICTTRVVTGAGMPQITAVSEVADVASRHDVPVIADGGIRYSGDAIKAVAAGADAVMLGSYFAGTDEAPGRVITMNGKKYKQYRGMGSVGAMRSGGGDRYLKEEDDDEGFVPEGVEAATPYKGTLASELHQLVGGMKSGMGYVGAATIPEFKERSRFVRVSAAGQTEGHPHDVMITDEAPNYSPQE; encoded by the coding sequence ATGGCGAACGACGTTCCCGACGCGGGACCCTTCTCGGAGAAACTGCGAGTACCGGAGTCGCTGACGTTCGACGACGTGCTCCTCCGCCCGATGGAGAGCCACGTCGAACCGGACGAGGCGGACGTGTCGACGCAGGTGTCGACGAGCGTCACGCTCAACATTCCCATCCTCTCGGCCGCCATGGACACGGTGACCGAGAGCGACCTCGCCATCGCGATGGCGCGCAACGGCGGTATCGGCGTCCTCCACCGCAACATGACCGTCGACGAGATGATCGTCGAAATCGAGCGCGTCAAACGCGCGGACGAACTCGTGATCCGGCGGGAGGACGTGGTGACGGCCGAGCCGGACCAGACCGTCCGCGAGGTGGACGAGATGATGGAGCGCGAGGGCGTCAGCGGGGCGCCCGTCGTCGACGAGGACGACACGGTCCTCGGCATCATCTCGGGCACCGACATCCGGCCCTACCTCGAAGTCGGCGAGTCCGACGAGGTGCGCAAGGCGATGACCGACGAGGTCATCACCGCCGCCGAGGGCGTCACGGCGCGTGACGCGCTGGAACTCATGTACGACCACAAGATCGAACGGGTGCCCATCGTCGACGACGAGAACCGCCTCGTCGGCCTCGTCACGATGCAGGGCATCCTCCAGCGGCGGGAACACGAGAACGCCGCCCGCGACGAGGACGGCGCGCTCCGCGTCGGCGTCGCCGTCGGACCCTTCGAGGACGACCGCGCCCGCGCCGCCGACGAGGCCGGCGCGGACGTGCTCTTCATCGACTGCGCCCACGCCCACAACCGGAACGTGATCGACAGCGCCCGCGAGATCAAAGAGTCCGTCGCGGCGGACGTGGTGGTCGGCAACATCGGCACCCGCGAGGCCGCCGAGGCGGTCGTCGACTTCGCGGACGGCGTGAAGGTCGGCATCGGACCGGGATCGATCTGTACGACCCGGGTCGTCACCGGTGCGGGGATGCCCCAGATCACCGCCGTCTCGGAGGTGGCCGACGTGGCCAGTCGACACGACGTGCCGGTCATCGCCGACGGCGGCATCCGCTACTCCGGCGACGCGATCAAGGCCGTCGCCGCCGGCGCCGACGCCGTCATGCTCGGTTCCTACTTCGCCGGCACCGACGAGGCGCCGGGCCGCGTCATCACGATGAACGGCAAGAAGTACAAGCAGTACCGCGGCATGGGGTCGGTCGGCGCGATGCGGTCCGGTGGCGGCGACCGCTACCTGAAAGAGGAGGACGACGACGAGGGGTTCGTCCCCGAGGGCGTCGAGGCCGCCACCCCGTACAAGGGCACGCTCGCCTCCGAGCTCCACCAGCTCGTCGGCGGCATGAAGTCGGGCATGGGCTACGTCGGTGCGGCGACGATTCCGGAGTTCAAAGAACGGTCCCGGTTCGTCCGGGTGTCCGCCGCCGGACAGACCGAGGGCCACCCCCACGACGTGATGATCACGGACGAGGCGCCGAACTACAGCCCACAGGAGTAG
- a CDS encoding response regulator — MSDDTPLVLVVEDERDLTDLYRTWLAKSYRVRTARDGRTALDELDDEVDIVLLDRRMPDLSGDEVLDRIRERDLDCRIAMVTAVEPDTDIVDMAFDDYLVKPVSEEELVRTVENLRIRDEYDGGVKRLFSLASKKALLESEKDLLELESNSDYQRLCADLTDLRSDLDDKLARLSESDDLTLIYQDLARDDADRDE, encoded by the coding sequence ATGAGCGACGACACCCCTCTCGTCCTCGTCGTCGAGGACGAACGTGATCTGACCGATCTTTACCGAACGTGGCTCGCCAAATCCTACCGAGTGCGAACGGCACGCGACGGCCGAACGGCGCTCGACGAACTCGACGACGAGGTCGACATCGTGTTGCTCGACCGTCGGATGCCCGACCTCTCCGGCGACGAGGTGCTCGATCGAATCCGAGAACGTGACCTCGACTGCCGGATCGCGATGGTGACGGCGGTCGAACCCGACACCGACATCGTCGACATGGCGTTCGACGACTATCTCGTCAAGCCGGTCTCCGAGGAGGAACTCGTCCGGACGGTCGAGAACCTCCGCATCCGGGACGAGTACGATGGCGGTGTCAAACGGCTCTTTTCGCTCGCTTCGAAGAAGGCGCTCCTCGAATCCGAGAAGGATCTACTCGAACTCGAATCGAACAGCGACTACCAGCGGCTCTGTGCGGATCTCACTGATCTTCGCTCCGATCTCGACGACAAACTCGCTCGACTCAGCGAGAGCGACGACCTCACGCTGATCTACCAGGATCTGGCGCGGGACGACGCTGATCGAGACGAGTAA
- a CDS encoding ABC transporter permease, producing the protein MDPREAVRIALRSIRSHKLRSTLTVVGLVIGIASVIVFATFGASVKAEVIGDIEGSSANNVYAFATPEDDEGFDQVIQPVFTERDVSALESLSGVTNVIPRGTVDANSLTFGNDTIARQRVTATTPETFDEGSVVAGRGFRSGTSEVVLNERAAQSFDENVTVGDRLTLSLAENRTAELTVVGIVNGTEGQLPVSDFAEGSRVYVPVDPFYRTVVESPSVGVRQRAYPQVTVVTDPTTTEATRAAVESYLREESDARQLLPQRATLTARTSGDFVAQVASVIERITRFVTGVAVIGLVVGAIGIANIMLVSVTERTREIGVMKAVGARNRDVLVLFLVEAGLLGTIGAVLALPVGLVVGYAATRYAEVTFALAPVWMVTAVAVGVVVGVVAGLYPAWRAARVDPIDALRYE; encoded by the coding sequence ATGGACCCTCGCGAGGCGGTCCGGATCGCTCTCCGCTCGATCCGGAGCCACAAACTGCGGTCGACGCTGACCGTCGTCGGTCTCGTCATCGGCATCGCGTCGGTCATCGTCTTCGCCACGTTCGGCGCGAGCGTGAAGGCGGAGGTGATCGGCGACATCGAGGGATCGAGCGCCAACAACGTCTACGCCTTCGCGACGCCCGAGGACGACGAGGGGTTCGATCAGGTGATCCAGCCGGTGTTCACCGAACGGGACGTGTCGGCACTCGAATCGCTCTCGGGGGTGACGAACGTCATCCCGCGGGGCACGGTGGACGCGAACTCCCTAACCTTCGGGAACGACACGATAGCCCGACAACGGGTGACGGCGACGACGCCGGAGACGTTCGACGAGGGGTCGGTCGTCGCCGGCCGGGGGTTCCGTTCGGGGACGAGCGAGGTGGTGCTCAACGAGCGGGCGGCGCAGTCGTTCGACGAGAACGTCACCGTCGGCGACCGGCTGACGCTCTCGCTGGCGGAGAATCGGACGGCCGAGTTGACCGTCGTCGGCATCGTCAACGGCACCGAAGGGCAGTTGCCCGTCAGCGACTTCGCGGAGGGGTCGCGGGTGTACGTACCGGTCGACCCCTTCTACCGGACGGTCGTCGAGAGCCCGAGCGTGGGCGTGCGCCAGCGGGCGTACCCGCAGGTGACGGTCGTAACCGATCCGACGACGACCGAGGCGACGCGGGCGGCCGTCGAGTCGTACCTGCGCGAGGAGTCGGACGCCCGCCAACTGCTCCCGCAGAGGGCGACGCTGACGGCGCGGACGAGCGGCGACTTCGTGGCGCAGGTGGCGTCGGTCATCGAGCGCATCACGCGGTTCGTGACGGGCGTGGCGGTGATCGGACTGGTCGTCGGCGCCATCGGCATCGCGAACATCATGCTCGTGAGCGTCACGGAACGGACGCGAGAGATCGGCGTCATGAAAGCGGTCGGGGCGCGCAACCGCGACGTACTCGTCCTCTTTCTCGTCGAGGCGGGGCTGCTCGGGACTATCGGGGCGGTACTGGCGCTCCCGGTCGGACTCGTCGTGGGCTACGCCGCGACACGGTACGCGGAGGTGACCTTCGCGCTGGCGCCGGTGTGGATGGTCACGGCCGTCGCCGTCGGCGTGGTCGTCGGCGTCGTCGCCGGCCTGTATCCGGCGTGGCGGGCGGCGCGGGTCGACCCCATCGACGCGCTCCGGTACGAGTGA